One window of Phycisphaeraceae bacterium genomic DNA carries:
- the zwf gene encoding glucose-6-phosphate dehydrogenase, translated as MNVERSDALVFYGATGDLAYKKIFPALSSMVRRGSLNVPVIGVAKAGWNLDQLKARAKDSIEKHGEFDAKVFDKLCALLRYVDGDYREVGTYAALKRELGSAKFPAHYLAIPPVLFATVVEQLSKTGCADCGRVIVEKPFGTDLESAQKLNAILLNVFNEKSIFRIDHYLGKRPVHNMLFSRFANSLFEPFWNRTYIDSVQITMAENFGVQGRGAFYDQTGAIRDVMQNHLFQIMVNLAMEPPVRTDSESIRDEKIKILRAIPTLTPQDVLRGQFKGYTSEPGVAPNSIVETFGILRLEVDSWRWRGVPFFLRTGKNLPVTCTELLVRLKQPPTMYSDYDLACNTIRMRISPDMTIAIGANGLSPDEKSATRSEMVATRHSKPEDMDAYERVLGDAMLGDSTLFAREDSVEEAWRIVDPIIKSAPPAQIYQPGTWGPPSVPPRLVPGGGWNDPVVSAS; from the coding sequence ATGAATGTTGAACGTTCCGATGCGCTGGTGTTCTATGGAGCGACCGGCGATCTTGCATACAAGAAGATCTTTCCCGCCCTTTCGTCGATGGTTCGACGCGGCAGTCTCAACGTCCCCGTGATCGGAGTCGCGAAAGCCGGCTGGAATCTCGATCAACTCAAGGCCCGCGCCAAGGACAGCATCGAAAAGCACGGCGAGTTCGACGCAAAGGTCTTCGACAAGCTGTGCGCCCTCCTCCGCTATGTCGACGGAGATTACCGCGAGGTCGGTACCTACGCGGCCCTGAAGCGTGAGCTCGGGAGCGCCAAGTTTCCGGCGCACTATCTTGCAATTCCGCCGGTTCTGTTCGCAACGGTCGTCGAACAGCTCTCCAAAACCGGGTGCGCCGATTGCGGCCGTGTGATCGTCGAGAAACCCTTCGGAACCGACCTCGAATCGGCCCAAAAACTCAACGCGATCCTTCTGAACGTCTTCAACGAGAAATCCATTTTCCGTATCGATCACTACCTCGGCAAGCGTCCCGTTCACAACATGCTCTTCTCGCGGTTCGCGAACTCGCTCTTCGAGCCGTTCTGGAATCGAACCTACATCGACAGCGTTCAGATCACCATGGCGGAGAATTTCGGCGTACAGGGGCGCGGCGCGTTCTATGACCAGACCGGCGCCATCCGGGACGTGATGCAGAATCACCTCTTCCAGATCATGGTCAATCTCGCGATGGAGCCGCCGGTTCGGACCGACAGCGAATCGATCCGCGATGAGAAAATCAAGATCCTTCGCGCGATCCCGACGCTCACGCCGCAGGATGTTCTGCGCGGCCAGTTCAAGGGCTACACCTCTGAACCCGGAGTCGCGCCGAATTCGATCGTCGAAACTTTCGGCATCCTCCGCCTCGAAGTCGATTCCTGGCGCTGGCGAGGTGTCCCGTTCTTCCTGCGCACCGGAAAGAACCTTCCGGTCACATGCACGGAACTGCTTGTCCGCCTCAAGCAGCCCCCCACCATGTACTCCGACTACGACCTTGCCTGCAACACGATCCGGATGCGCATCAGCCCGGACATGACCATCGCCATCGGCGCGAACGGGCTCTCCCCCGATGAAAAATCAGCGACCAGGTCCGAAATGGTCGCGACTCGACATAGCAAGCCCGAAGACATGGACGCCTACGAACGCGTGCTCGGCGATGCCATGCTCGGCGATTCGACGCTCTTCGCACGCGAGGACTCTGTTGAGGAAGCGTGGAGGATCGTCGACCCGATTATCAAGTCGGCGCCGCCGGCGCAGATCTATCAACCCGGAACCTGGGGGCCGCCCTCGGTGCCCCCGCGGCTTGTCCCGGGCGGCGGGTGGAACGATCCGGTGGTGAGCGCCTCTTGA
- the gnd gene encoding decarboxylating 6-phosphogluconate dehydrogenase, with the protein MQLGMIGLGRMGANMVRRLIKGGHQCVVFDMSAKAVQDLEKEKAVGSASIAEFVKKLDKPRSVWLMVPAAVVDKSIASLLPHLEPGDTIIDGGNSYYIDDIRRSKELEPKKINYLDVGTSGGVWGLERGYCMMIGGPTDAVKRLDPIFKTLAPGVGSIGRTPGREKMGGTSEEGYLHCGPSGAGHFVKMVHNGIEYGIMAAYAEGFGILRAANVGKKDHAVDAETTPLRDPEHYQYDLNLPDVAEVWRRGSVIASWLLDLTSSALAKDANLANFTGKVSDSGEGRWTIKAAIDEAVPAHVLTASLYERFSSRGEAVFADKLMSAMRLEFGGHQEKGAH; encoded by the coding sequence ATGCAACTCGGAATGATCGGACTCGGCCGCATGGGCGCCAACATGGTGCGCCGCCTGATCAAAGGCGGCCATCAGTGCGTGGTCTTCGACATGTCCGCCAAGGCGGTGCAGGACCTCGAGAAGGAAAAGGCGGTCGGTAGCGCCTCGATCGCCGAGTTTGTCAAGAAGCTCGACAAGCCGCGCTCCGTCTGGCTCATGGTGCCCGCCGCCGTCGTGGACAAGTCCATCGCATCGCTGCTCCCCCACCTCGAACCCGGTGACACCATCATCGACGGCGGCAATTCGTACTACATCGACGATATCCGGCGCTCGAAGGAACTCGAGCCCAAGAAGATCAATTACCTCGATGTCGGTACCAGCGGCGGCGTCTGGGGGCTTGAGCGCGGCTACTGCATGATGATCGGCGGACCGACCGACGCCGTGAAGAGACTCGATCCGATCTTCAAGACGCTCGCCCCGGGAGTCGGCTCGATCGGCCGCACACCCGGCCGCGAAAAGATGGGTGGCACGTCCGAGGAGGGATATCTGCACTGCGGCCCGAGCGGCGCCGGCCACTTTGTGAAAATGGTGCACAACGGAATCGAGTACGGCATCATGGCCGCGTACGCCGAGGGATTCGGCATTCTTCGTGCGGCGAACGTCGGCAAGAAAGATCACGCGGTCGACGCCGAAACGACTCCGCTCCGAGATCCCGAGCACTATCAGTACGACCTGAATCTGCCCGATGTCGCCGAAGTCTGGCGCCGAGGCAGCGTCATCGCTTCGTGGCTGCTCGATCTCACCTCTTCCGCGCTCGCCAAGGACGCCAACCTGGCCAATTTCACAGGAAAGGTCTCCGACTCGGGGGAAGGAAGATGGACGATCAAGGCCGCGATCGACGAGGCCGTTCCGGCGCACGTGCTCACGGCCTCGCTCTACGAGCGCTTCTCGTCGCGAGGTGAAGCGGTGTTCGCGGACAAGCTGATGTCCGCGATGCGTCTCGAATTCGGCGGACACCAGGAAAAGGGCGCTCACTAG
- a CDS encoding ROK family protein: MKILVIDVGGTHVKVLVSGAKEHRQFSSGKSMTPRKMVAGVKKLTRDWKYDAISIGFPGPVFDGHVFSEPMNLGKGWIGFDFAKAFGKKVQVVNDAAMQALGSYKGGRMLFLGLGTGLGTAMIVNGVLAPMELAHLPYKKMTFEDYVGIRGLKKYGEKKWKRHVIDVIERLIAALEPNDVVIGGGNVKRLDVLPRLCRPGDNANAFIGGFRLWDKPSQRARPAANRH, encoded by the coding sequence ATGAAGATTCTTGTGATCGATGTCGGCGGGACGCACGTCAAAGTACTTGTGAGCGGAGCGAAGGAACACCGGCAATTCTCCTCCGGCAAGTCCATGACGCCTCGAAAAATGGTCGCGGGAGTGAAAAAGCTCACACGTGATTGGAAGTACGACGCGATTTCGATTGGTTTTCCCGGCCCCGTCTTCGACGGGCATGTTTTTTCGGAGCCCATGAATCTCGGGAAGGGCTGGATCGGGTTCGACTTCGCGAAAGCATTTGGCAAAAAGGTTCAGGTCGTCAATGATGCCGCGATGCAGGCGCTCGGGAGTTACAAAGGGGGCCGAATGCTTTTCCTGGGCCTGGGCACGGGCCTTGGCACGGCGATGATCGTCAATGGCGTGCTCGCGCCGATGGAACTCGCCCACCTGCCCTACAAGAAAATGACCTTTGAGGACTATGTCGGCATCCGCGGATTGAAGAAGTACGGCGAAAAAAAGTGGAAGCGCCACGTGATCGATGTGATCGAGCGGCTCATCGCGGCGCTCGAACCGAACGATGTCGTGATCGGGGGAGGAAACGTCAAGCGTCTCGATGTGCTGCCGCGGCTCTGCCGCCCCGGCGACAACGCCAACGCGTTCATCGGAGGGTTTCGGCTCTGGGACAAACCATCGCAGCGCGCTCGGCCGGCAGCAAATCGGCACTGA
- a CDS encoding DUF1559 domain-containing protein, with product MERYRRHQRFAAFTLIELLVVIALIGILIGILLPALKSARASARAAACLANQRSIALAMNMYADDSKRIVPRECGTADLSFPAVPLDSTPTLSAAERVTISWAFNLRPYLDPRATTRDKTGGVNDDRFASATYYRDPARPKDRHPLHFVDNGFRFRAPGEVNGTKSPSPLDMVHNPSGTLYLTCFNDDRDELRANNWLVGDPSTLQISQFYDLWGETHLKGVLAGPADDPINAQRIAPARHNGSSNAAFFDGHAAALTTDRASDLAMWDDGDYR from the coding sequence GTGGAGAGGTATCGTCGCCATCAGCGCTTCGCCGCCTTTACGCTCATCGAGCTTCTCGTCGTCATCGCTCTGATCGGAATCCTGATCGGGATTCTCCTCCCCGCGCTCAAGAGTGCCCGCGCATCGGCTCGGGCCGCGGCCTGCCTCGCGAATCAGCGTTCGATCGCGCTCGCCATGAACATGTACGCCGACGATTCGAAACGCATTGTGCCGCGCGAGTGTGGAACGGCGGATCTTTCTTTTCCGGCGGTTCCGCTCGATTCGACGCCCACGCTTTCCGCGGCGGAGCGGGTCACAATTTCATGGGCTTTCAATCTTCGCCCATACCTCGATCCAAGAGCGACGACACGGGACAAGACCGGCGGCGTCAACGACGATCGTTTCGCGAGCGCGACCTACTACCGCGATCCCGCCCGACCGAAAGATCGCCACCCCTTGCACTTCGTGGACAACGGCTTCCGATTTCGCGCTCCCGGCGAAGTCAACGGAACAAAGTCTCCTTCTCCGCTCGATATGGTCCACAATCCCTCGGGCACACTCTACCTGACTTGTTTCAACGACGATCGCGACGAACTGCGCGCCAACAACTGGCTTGTCGGAGACCCGAGCACGCTTCAGATCTCACAGTTCTACGACCTGTGGGGCGAAACGCACCTGAAAGGTGTGTTGGCCGGCCCGGCGGATGATCCGATCAATGCGCAGCGCATCGCGCCCGCCCGGCACAACGGCTCGAGCAACGCCGCGTTCTTCGACGGGCACGCCGCGGCATTGACAACCGATCGCGCCTCCGACCTCGCCATGTGGGACGACGGCGACTATCGGTAG
- a CDS encoding amidohydrolase family protein, which translates to MSKLFRAAKTVLTIALGASAFLPAPVAEPPSQPALPANHYTLVRCGTLLAVPGQPPKKNQTVVIRNGVIDSIRDGFDGPDVSAEKAAAIVEEVDLRDQFVLPGLIDCHVHLTMEFDPGVRMREVTDSDAMVALHAAAYARKDLEAGFTTVRDLGAGRANAILALRDAIREGYVAGPRVICAGHAISITGGHGDGTTGMRQELFGPQTPENGIADGPDECMKAVRYQIKLGADVIKVTATGGVLSAANAGIAQQEFDEELEAIVKTAHSLKRKVAAHAHGTDGINAAIKAGVDSIEHGTYLDDSSIALFKDHSCYHVPTLLAIATVVENSEKPGYYLPQVAEKARQVGPRAQEMFRKSHEAGVKIAFGTDTGVSPHGQNAREFALMVKGGMTPTEAIRAATIVASELLGLEREIGTIEPGKAGDLISVSGDPTRDVTELERVRCVIQGGRRVPVPSWH; encoded by the coding sequence ATGAGCAAGCTTTTTCGAGCCGCAAAGACTGTCTTGACGATCGCGCTCGGCGCGAGCGCGTTCCTGCCGGCCCCGGTTGCCGAGCCGCCATCGCAACCCGCACTGCCCGCGAATCACTACACGCTTGTCCGCTGCGGCACTTTGCTCGCGGTTCCCGGTCAGCCGCCAAAGAAGAATCAAACTGTTGTCATCCGCAACGGCGTCATCGACTCCATCCGCGACGGCTTCGATGGTCCTGATGTTAGCGCCGAGAAGGCGGCAGCCATCGTGGAAGAAGTCGACCTGCGTGATCAGTTCGTGCTGCCCGGCCTGATCGATTGCCATGTGCATCTGACGATGGAATTCGATCCAGGTGTGAGAATGCGCGAGGTGACTGATTCGGATGCGATGGTGGCGCTGCACGCCGCGGCATACGCGCGGAAGGATCTTGAAGCGGGCTTCACCACAGTGCGGGATCTCGGTGCGGGGCGCGCGAACGCGATCCTCGCGCTGCGCGATGCGATCAGGGAGGGTTACGTCGCGGGACCGCGCGTCATCTGTGCCGGACACGCGATCAGCATCACCGGCGGGCACGGCGACGGCACGACCGGTATGCGACAGGAACTCTTCGGACCGCAAACACCCGAAAACGGGATCGCGGACGGCCCGGACGAATGCATGAAGGCGGTCCGCTATCAGATCAAGCTCGGCGCGGATGTGATCAAGGTCACCGCGACCGGCGGCGTGCTCTCAGCCGCCAATGCCGGTATAGCACAGCAGGAATTCGACGAGGAACTCGAAGCGATCGTCAAGACGGCGCACTCGCTGAAACGGAAAGTCGCGGCGCACGCGCACGGGACCGACGGCATCAACGCTGCGATCAAGGCCGGGGTCGATTCGATCGAACACGGAACCTATCTCGACGACAGCTCCATCGCGCTGTTCAAAGACCACAGTTGCTATCACGTACCGACTCTTCTCGCCATCGCGACCGTTGTCGAGAACTCCGAAAAACCGGGGTACTACCTTCCGCAGGTCGCGGAAAAGGCGCGCCAGGTCGGCCCGCGAGCACAAGAAATGTTCCGCAAGAGTCATGAGGCCGGCGTGAAAATCGCATTCGGAACCGACACCGGCGTCAGCCCGCACGGTCAGAACGCTCGAGAGTTCGCGCTGATGGTCAAAGGCGGCATGACGCCGACCGAAGCGATCCGAGCGGCGACCATCGTCGCATCGGAACTGCTCGGCCTCGAAAGAGAAATCGGCACGATCGAGCCGGGCAAGGCCGGCGATCTCATCTCCGTAAGCGGAGATCCGACGCGCGACGTGACGGAACTCGAACGCGTGAGGTGCGTGATCCAGGGAGGAAGGCGAGTCCCTGTTCCCTCGTGGCATTAA
- a CDS encoding formylglycine-generating enzyme family protein yields MSAHTNLIRSHVGDSRERVRPFIGALGLLLAVGAIVLYAQAGPNAGPAGFGPTIENKALAPSPAPPGMVWIPGGEFSMGTDDPTPLVCGGPDSMPDARPVHRVYVDGFWMDITEVTNAQFAEFVKATGYLTIAEIAPTKEEFPTAPPENLKAGSTVFTPTDKPVPLNNHYRWWRYEHGANWRHPDGPSSSIEGKDDYPVVHIAYPDAVAYCKWAGKRLPTEAEWEFAARGGHAGDVYSWGNELHPDGKFMTNTYQGTFPMKDTGEDGFAGIAPVKQFPPNNYGLYDVAGNVWEWCSDWYRPDTYARQVAAAGGPNAVIKNPKGPTTPYDPAEPDEKKRVHKGGSFLCTDQYCTRYMVGTRGKGEEKTGSNHVGFRCVKEAAPAAPKQ; encoded by the coding sequence GTGTCAGCTCACACAAATCTCATTCGGTCCCATGTCGGTGATTCTCGCGAACGCGTGCGTCCCTTCATCGGTGCGCTCGGGTTGCTGCTTGCTGTCGGCGCGATTGTTCTGTACGCACAAGCCGGTCCGAACGCCGGACCGGCCGGATTCGGACCCACCATCGAAAACAAGGCACTCGCGCCCTCACCGGCGCCGCCCGGCATGGTCTGGATCCCCGGCGGCGAATTCTCGATGGGAACCGACGACCCGACTCCGCTCGTCTGTGGTGGGCCGGATTCCATGCCCGATGCGCGCCCCGTCCATCGCGTCTATGTCGACGGATTCTGGATGGACATCACCGAAGTCACCAACGCCCAGTTTGCAGAGTTCGTGAAGGCGACCGGCTACTTGACGATCGCCGAGATCGCCCCAACGAAAGAAGAATTCCCGACCGCACCGCCGGAAAACCTGAAGGCGGGTTCGACGGTCTTTACTCCGACAGATAAGCCCGTTCCGCTGAACAATCACTATCGGTGGTGGCGGTACGAGCACGGCGCCAACTGGCGCCACCCCGATGGCCCGTCATCATCGATCGAAGGGAAAGACGACTACCCCGTCGTCCACATCGCATATCCCGATGCGGTCGCCTACTGCAAGTGGGCGGGCAAGAGATTGCCCACCGAAGCCGAATGGGAATTCGCCGCACGAGGCGGACACGCGGGCGATGTTTATTCGTGGGGAAATGAACTCCACCCCGATGGCAAGTTCATGACGAACACCTATCAGGGCACCTTTCCGATGAAGGACACCGGCGAGGACGGATTCGCCGGGATCGCGCCCGTGAAGCAGTTTCCCCCGAACAACTACGGGCTCTACGACGTTGCGGGTAATGTGTGGGAGTGGTGCAGCGACTGGTATCGCCCCGACACGTACGCGCGCCAAGTTGCCGCGGCCGGCGGACCCAATGCGGTGATCAAGAACCCAAAGGGCCCGACAACTCCCTACGACCCCGCCGAGCCGGACGAAAAGAAACGCGTTCATAAAGGCGGCTCGTTCTTGTGCACCGATCAATATTGCACGCGCTACATGGTCGGCACACGCGGCAAAGGCGAAGAAAAAACCGGGAGCAATCACGTCGGTTTCCGGTGTGTGAAGGAAGCGGCGCCGGCTGCGCCCAAGCAATAG
- a CDS encoding LamB/YcsF family protein: MKPIDLNCDLGEGVVDPSIETALLDSVTSANIACGGHAGDVSTIRRLALACAARGTGIGAHPSYPDRKGFGRESLALTAAEIEKSVLSQLQVFASVVEGVPGARIAHIKPHGALYHDAMQNLDIADAIARAARGVAPAAVLVGQAGLRGLERWKESGFRVAREAFADRKYEPDGTLRSRKLPGALLQSPSEAAAQAVMIAREGRAFASDGSSVWIDAETICLHSDTPGAVDFAAAVRRALMSASVQVCRMGAA, translated from the coding sequence ATGAAACCGATCGACCTCAACTGCGATCTGGGTGAGGGCGTCGTCGATCCTTCGATCGAAACTGCACTTCTCGATTCGGTCACATCGGCGAACATCGCCTGCGGCGGACACGCCGGAGATGTCTCCACCATTCGCCGCCTCGCCCTCGCGTGCGCTGCGAGAGGAACCGGGATCGGTGCGCATCCCTCGTACCCCGATCGCAAGGGATTCGGGCGCGAATCACTCGCCCTGACCGCCGCGGAAATCGAAAAGTCGGTCCTTTCGCAGTTGCAGGTCTTTGCATCCGTCGTCGAAGGCGTCCCGGGCGCGCGGATCGCGCACATCAAGCCGCACGGCGCTCTCTATCACGACGCGATGCAGAATCTCGACATTGCCGACGCCATCGCGCGTGCCGCGCGCGGGGTCGCGCCGGCCGCCGTGCTGGTCGGACAAGCCGGCTTGCGCGGGCTCGAGCGTTGGAAGGAATCGGGGTTTCGGGTCGCGCGCGAAGCCTTCGCCGATCGGAAATACGAGCCCGATGGAACGCTCCGGTCGCGAAAACTTCCCGGAGCGCTTCTCCAATCTCCCTCCGAAGCCGCGGCACAAGCTGTCATGATCGCGCGCGAAGGACGGGCGTTCGCCTCTGATGGTTCAAGCGTCTGGATCGATGCCGAGACGATCTGCCTGCACTCTGATACACCCGGCGCGGTCGATTTCGCCGCCGCCGTGCGCCGCGCCCTCATGTCGGCGAGTGTCCAGGTCTGCCGCATGGGCGCGGCATGA
- a CDS encoding MFS transporter translates to MPTETPTAGPFHWWTSATPEARKALVAGGAGWMLDGMDVMLYALALTTIKKEFGLSATQSGLIASSTLLASAFGGMFFGVVADRIGRVRALSISILLYSVCTAMCATAHSLEALIFWRLLVGIGMGGEWAAGSVLIAETWDPKQRGRAIGVMQSGWAIGYIIAALLAGFIIPKWDWRPLFVVGAAPALIVLWIRHSVPESRAWLESSAERPGLQETFRTLARSPYRSRVFTACLLTTSLMCAFWGLFTWIPGFLALPPEKGGAGIEFLQSTAWIVTIQLGAFLGYFSFGFLAERFGRRAIFVAFTVGAAVSTPIFGLSSGNKWLLFSIGPIVGYFGHGFFSVFGSLLAELFPARVRATAQGLCYNFGRGVSAIAPAVVGALSMSLGLGVALAFLGLLFLAGAIIFFFLPDTQGEALE, encoded by the coding sequence ATGCCAACCGAGACACCAACTGCCGGGCCTTTCCACTGGTGGACCAGCGCCACACCGGAGGCTCGCAAAGCGCTTGTTGCGGGCGGCGCGGGGTGGATGCTCGACGGCATGGACGTAATGCTCTATGCGCTCGCGCTCACCACAATCAAAAAAGAATTCGGTCTCTCAGCAACCCAGAGCGGATTGATCGCTTCGTCGACTCTTCTCGCCTCCGCCTTCGGCGGCATGTTTTTCGGCGTCGTCGCCGATCGGATTGGCCGTGTCCGCGCGCTCTCGATTTCGATATTGCTCTACTCTGTTTGTACGGCGATGTGTGCTACTGCGCACAGCCTCGAAGCTCTCATCTTCTGGCGCCTCCTTGTCGGGATCGGGATGGGCGGAGAGTGGGCGGCCGGTTCGGTGCTCATCGCCGAAACCTGGGACCCGAAACAGCGCGGCCGCGCGATCGGCGTCATGCAATCCGGCTGGGCGATCGGCTACATCATCGCGGCGTTGCTCGCCGGGTTCATCATCCCGAAGTGGGATTGGCGCCCTCTTTTCGTTGTCGGTGCGGCGCCGGCGCTGATTGTTCTCTGGATTCGTCACAGCGTGCCCGAATCAAGAGCGTGGCTCGAGTCTTCCGCCGAGCGACCCGGCCTTCAAGAAACCTTTCGTACGCTTGCACGTTCCCCTTACCGCTCGCGCGTGTTCACCGCCTGCCTGCTCACGACCTCGCTCATGTGCGCGTTCTGGGGTCTGTTCACCTGGATTCCCGGGTTTCTCGCTCTGCCGCCGGAGAAAGGCGGCGCGGGAATCGAATTTCTTCAATCCACCGCATGGATCGTCACGATCCAACTCGGCGCGTTTCTCGGTTACTTCAGCTTCGGATTCCTTGCGGAGCGCTTTGGCCGCCGTGCGATCTTCGTCGCGTTCACCGTCGGCGCTGCGGTTTCCACGCCGATCTTCGGCTTGAGCTCGGGAAACAAGTGGCTGCTGTTCTCGATCGGACCGATCGTCGGATACTTCGGCCACGGATTCTTCAGCGTCTTCGGCTCGCTGCTCGCCGAGCTTTTTCCCGCGCGCGTGCGAGCAACAGCCCAGGGGCTCTGCTACAACTTCGGGCGTGGTGTCAGCGCGATCGCTCCCGCCGTCGTTGGAGCCCTCTCGATGAGCCTTGGACTCGGAGTCGCGCTCGCCTTTCTCGGCCTCCTCTTCCTTGCCGGAGCCATCATCTTCTTTTTCCTGCCCGATACACAGGGCGAAGCTCTCGAATGA
- a CDS encoding biotin-dependent carboxyltransferase: MPRITIIEPGMLTTVQALGFPHFTSIGVPEGGAADQLSLTVGNRLLQNWDHDAGLEFTLTGGRLQFDSDTSIVISGGETTAQLEGAQSRELGMWNPHQIRAGDIVRIGPIRRGCRVYLCVAGGLMVPDCLFGASTNLSAGFGGLGGRSLRAGDFLEFDAAAAREPLRVFDAHKFGVDLLERRVLRAVESPLAHRFDPDAADLFWRSEFTVSNQSNRAGIRLEGPAIPSLCAGRMLSEGMAPGAIEVPESGQPIVLGVEHPTTGGYPVLACVASVDLPILGQLRPREKVRFEPVSVKEAHRLLRLRNSQLRELPKREVPIR, encoded by the coding sequence TTGCCGCGCATCACGATCATCGAACCCGGGATGCTGACGACCGTGCAGGCGCTCGGATTCCCTCATTTCACGAGCATCGGCGTTCCCGAGGGAGGCGCGGCCGACCAACTCTCACTCACCGTCGGCAACCGACTCTTGCAAAACTGGGATCACGACGCAGGCCTCGAGTTCACGCTGACCGGCGGAAGGCTGCAATTCGATTCCGATACTTCGATTGTCATCTCCGGTGGCGAAACGACGGCTCAGCTCGAAGGCGCGCAATCGCGCGAGCTTGGAATGTGGAACCCACATCAGATCCGGGCCGGCGACATCGTCCGCATCGGACCAATCCGGCGCGGCTGCCGGGTCTACCTCTGCGTTGCGGGCGGCCTCATGGTCCCGGATTGTCTCTTCGGCGCTTCAACCAACTTGAGCGCGGGCTTTGGAGGGCTGGGCGGTCGCTCGCTGCGCGCGGGCGACTTCCTCGAATTCGATGCCGCGGCGGCGCGGGAGCCCCTTCGAGTCTTCGATGCCCACAAATTCGGCGTGGACTTGCTCGAGCGGCGTGTGCTGCGCGCGGTCGAGTCGCCGCTCGCGCACCGCTTTGATCCGGACGCCGCGGACTTGTTCTGGCGTTCGGAGTTCACCGTTTCCAATCAATCCAACCGCGCGGGGATTCGGCTCGAAGGCCCGGCGATCCCGAGCTTGTGCGCCGGCCGCATGCTGAGCGAAGGCATGGCCCCGGGCGCGATCGAAGTCCCAGAAAGCGGACAACCAATCGTTCTTGGGGTTGAACACCCCACCACCGGCGGCTATCCGGTCCTCGCGTGCGTCGCCTCCGTTGATCTGCCGATTCTCGGGCAACTCCGGCCGCGCGAGAAGGTACGCTTCGAACCGGTTTCTGTGAAGGAGGCGCACCGTCTTCTTCGGCTCCGCAACTCGCAACTGCGCGAACTGCCCAAGCGAGAAGTTCCGATTCGCTGA
- the pxpB gene encoding 5-oxoprolinase subunit PxpB, producing the protein MPAADQPAPLSPAISWLGDGALRLQFGESNTPEVRQAVLRGCRALEDATIDYPFSITPAYTTILVRFDPFEFRDVEPVIRSVLAGSTDEGTPPDVKTIEIPVCYEPKFAPDLESVAAHCGLMSSQVVQLHSGAHYEVAFIGFTPGFPYLSGLPHQLATPRLPSPRVRVPIGSVGIAGEQTGIYPHATPGGWRLIGRTPLFLFDASRSDPSLLEMTDRVRFVPITEREFDSIANNPGRDR; encoded by the coding sequence ATGCCCGCTGCTGATCAACCCGCGCCACTCTCACCCGCCATTTCGTGGCTCGGCGACGGCGCACTCCGCCTGCAGTTCGGCGAATCGAACACGCCGGAAGTGCGTCAAGCCGTGCTTCGGGGCTGTCGCGCTCTGGAGGACGCGACGATCGACTACCCGTTTAGCATCACGCCGGCGTACACCACGATCTTGGTGCGGTTTGATCCCTTCGAATTTCGAGATGTGGAACCCGTGATCCGCTCGGTGCTCGCCGGATCAACGGACGAAGGCACTCCGCCCGATGTGAAGACGATCGAAATCCCAGTCTGCTACGAACCGAAGTTCGCGCCGGATCTCGAATCGGTTGCAGCTCACTGCGGGCTCATGTCTAGCCAAGTGGTTCAACTCCATTCAGGCGCGCATTACGAAGTCGCGTTTATCGGATTCACACCCGGCTTTCCATATCTCAGTGGATTGCCGCACCAACTCGCGACGCCGCGGCTGCCGAGCCCGCGCGTGCGAGTTCCGATCGGCAGCGTCGGCATCGCCGGAGAACAAACCGGAATCTATCCGCACGCGACGCCCGGCGGTTGGCGCCTCATCGGTCGAACACCGTTGTTTCTTTTCGATGCCTCGCGCAGCGACCCCTCGCTCCTGGAAATGACGGATCGAGTTCGCTTCGTTCCGATCACCGAACGCGAATTCGATTCGATCGCGAACAACCCTGGAAGGGATCGTTAG